A DNA window from Dunckerocampus dactyliophorus isolate RoL2022-P2 chromosome 17, RoL_Ddac_1.1, whole genome shotgun sequence contains the following coding sequences:
- the ccnb1 gene encoding G2/mitotic-specific cyclin-B1 — translation MAFRVTRNRVASIRTDLDGKACGPTKQRAALQEIGNVPTTKETQKAVKVQAIKKPKAPAPKENPEPKPKDVAVPGVAPESTSPTPMETSGCEPADLCQAFSDVILQSAIRDVDAEDYDNPMLCSEYVKEIYKYMRQLEAEQNVRATYLQGQEVTGNMRAILIDWLVQVSLKFRLLQETMYMTVGIIDRFLQDHPVRKNKLQLVGVTAMFLASKYEEMYPPEISDFAFVTDRAYTTDQIREMEMTILRVLKFQLGRPLPLQFLRRASKIHEVTAEQHTLAKYLLELTMVDYEMVHFPPSMVASAALALTLKLLDAGKWDATLQHYMDYTADSLVPVMAHIAKNVVKVNEGKTKHMAVKGKYSTSKQMKIATISQLKSSVVKELAMQLTQ, via the exons atgGCTTTTCGTGTTACAAGG AACCGCGTGGCTTCCATTAGGACCGACCTCGATGGAAAGGCGTGCGGGCCCACAAAGCAGCGAGCAGCCCTTCAGGAAATTGGAAACGTCCCAACTACTAAAGAGACACAAAag GCTGTCAAGGTCCAGGCTATTAAGAAGCCCAAAGCGCCGGCTCCAAAGGAAAACCCTGAGCCCAAACCAAAGGATGTTGCCGTGCCAGGG GTTGCTCCAGAGTCGACCTCCCCAACCCCGATGGAGACGTCCGGCTGCGAGCCCGCTGACCTGTGTCAGGCGTTTTCAGATGTCATTCTTCAAAGTGCCATCAGGGATGTGGATGCAGAGGACTATGATAACCCAATGCTCTGCAGCGAATATGtgaaagaaatatacaagtacatgCGTCAGCTGGAG gcTGAGCAGAATGTTCGAGCCACGTATCTCCAAGGCCAGGAAGTGACCGGTAACATGCGTGCCATACTTATAGACTGGCTTGTCCAAGTGAGCCTGAAGTTCCGTCTGCTGCAGGAGACGATGTACATGACTGTGGGAATAATTGATCGCTTTCTTCAG GACCACCCAGTCCGCAAGAACAAGCTGCAGCTGGTCGGAGTGACCGCCATGTTCCTGGCTTCCAAGTACGAGGAGATGTACCCGCCAGAGATCTCCGACTTTGCCTTCGTGACCGACAGGGCGTACACCACTGATCAGATCCGAGAGATGGAGATGACGATCCTGCGTGTGCTCAAATTCCAGCTGGGTCGCCCTCTTCCCCTGCAGTTCCTCAGAAGGGCATCTAAGATTCATGAG GTAACTGCAGAGCAGCACACGCTGGCCAAATATTTGCTTGAGCTGACTATGGTCGACTACGAAATGGTTCATTTCCCACCTTCAATGGTGGCGAGTGCTGCTTTGGCGCTGACACTGAAGCTTTTGGATGCTGGGAAGTGG GATGCGACGCTGCAGCACTACATGGACTACACCGCTGACAGTCTGGTTCCCGTCATGGCGCACATTGCAAAGAACGTCGTGAAGGTGAACGAAGGAAAAACTAAGCATATG GCTGTCAAAGGGAAGTATTCTACTTCCAAACAGATGAAGATTGCAACAATTTCGCAGCTCAAGTCATCTGTAGTGAAGGAGCTTGCGATGCAGCTCACACAGTGA